The following is a genomic window from bacterium.
ATCCAGTGCACGTTACTGAGTCAGATAGAAGTTACGGAATTCTACAGAGCATATTGCGCGAGCAGGGATATGAGCCAACCGGAGTGCACAACAACACTGGAAGTGATGCGCGCTGGTTCTCTGAGCAAGGCAGTAGCATCCTGCTGATGCTGCCAAAGAGCACGAACGGACACATCGATGAAGAAGCAGCCGATATCGACGGTTTAAATGAGCTTCATTTGATTATGCAGAGCTTTGTTCAGAGGTTCTATCAGTAGTAGTAGCGCCTTGATAAGGACCTACAAACTTATTTTCCTACTAATCAGGTGCCAGCTTCTTTTTTTGTGAGTATGAAGTTAGAAAATAGTAATAATAATAAATCACAAGACGAGGAGGAGGTGGGCGTGAAAGCTTTTGATTTGAGTCGCCTTCAGGAGGAAGTCATTATTGTTCCTCACAGCAGTGAGTGGCAGGATTGGTTTGAGACCGAGAGTGCTGCCCTCCAAGAAGTATTTGGAAATGATGCGCTTGGCATTGAGCATATGGGAAGCTCAGCAGTTGAAAATCTTCTCTCCAAGCCAATTGTGGACATACTGGTAGGGCTTAAAGAGTTTTCAATCTCTGATGAGCAAATCAAAGGTCTTGAGCTGCTTGGTTTTGAATACTTCGGACAAC
Proteins encoded in this region:
- a CDS encoding GrpB family protein, whose translation is MPASFFVSMKLENSNNNKSQDEEEVGVKAFDLSRLQEEVIIVPHSSEWQDWFETESAALQEVFGNDALGIEHMGSSAVENLLSKPIVDILVGLKEFSISDEQIKGLELLGFEYFGQLHEGQERLFARKRGEQSFNISIVPYAGDEWVAKTAFRDYLRAHPDIVEAYSAIKNEAIAGGNDSLLQYHKHKDEFVTNTLATALSWHEAQGR